In Candidatus Nanopelagicales bacterium, a genomic segment contains:
- the folB gene encoding dihydroneopterin aldolase, producing the protein MSADRIVLRGIRAHGHHGVFEHERREGQEFVVDVVLSVDSRPAAAADDLALTVDYGLLAERVAADVARDPVDLIETLADRIAALCLQDPLVAAVEVTVHKPQAPVRVAVDDIAVTVVRSR; encoded by the coding sequence GTGAGCGCCGACCGGATCGTCCTGCGCGGGATCCGCGCCCACGGCCACCACGGCGTCTTCGAGCACGAGCGGCGTGAGGGCCAGGAGTTCGTGGTCGACGTGGTGCTGTCCGTCGACAGCCGGCCCGCGGCCGCGGCGGACGACCTGGCGCTCACCGTCGACTATGGGCTGCTGGCCGAGCGGGTCGCCGCGGACGTGGCCCGCGACCCGGTCGACCTGATCGAGACCCTGGCCGACCGCATTGCGGCGCTGTGCCTGCAGGACCCGCTGGTGGCGGCCGTCGAGGTGACGGTGCACAAGCCGCAGGCGCCGGTCCGGGTGGCCGTGGACGACATCGCCGTCACGGTGGTGCGGTCGCGGTGA
- the folP gene encoding dihydropteroate synthase: protein MNPGRHPVGLPSELARHDRCLVMGVLNVTPDSFSDGGRWLDPGAAVAHGARMHRDGADLVDVGGESTRPGATRIPVDEELRRVLPVVRGLVASGVPVSIDTMRAQVAAAAVDEGACLVNDVSGGLADDAMLPWLAGQAVPYVAMHWRGHSDGMDRLATYDDVVADVRAELAARLDAAVAAGADPARVVLDPGLGFAKEADHNWALLRHLDALASLGRPLLVGASRKRFLGALLADSSGQPRPPERRDYATDAVSALAAAAGAWCVRVHDVRGSLDCVLVAEAFRRGRQPEEGSS from the coding sequence GTGAACCCCGGCCGGCACCCCGTGGGCCTGCCGTCCGAGCTGGCCCGGCACGACCGCTGCCTGGTGATGGGGGTGCTCAACGTGACCCCGGACTCGTTCTCCGACGGCGGCCGCTGGCTGGACCCCGGGGCGGCCGTGGCGCACGGCGCCCGCATGCACCGCGACGGCGCGGACCTCGTCGACGTCGGCGGGGAGTCCACCCGGCCCGGTGCCACCCGCATCCCGGTCGACGAGGAGCTGCGCCGGGTGCTGCCCGTCGTTCGGGGTCTTGTCGCCTCCGGGGTGCCGGTGAGCATCGACACCATGCGGGCGCAGGTCGCCGCCGCCGCGGTTGACGAGGGCGCGTGCCTGGTCAACGACGTCAGCGGCGGACTGGCCGACGACGCGATGCTGCCGTGGCTGGCGGGGCAGGCGGTGCCCTACGTCGCGATGCACTGGCGCGGGCACTCCGACGGCATGGACCGGCTGGCGACGTACGACGACGTCGTGGCCGACGTCCGGGCGGAGCTCGCCGCCCGCCTGGACGCGGCCGTGGCCGCCGGCGCGGACCCGGCCCGGGTGGTGCTCGACCCCGGGCTGGGGTTCGCCAAGGAGGCGGACCACAACTGGGCGCTGTTGCGCCACCTCGACGCGCTGGCGTCCCTGGGCCGGCCGCTGCTGGTGGGGGCGTCGCGCAAGCGGTTCCTCGGGGCGCTGCTCGCGGACTCGTCCGGGCAGCCCCGGCCGCCGGAGCGGCGGGACTACGCCACCGACGCCGTGTCCGCGCTCGCCGCCGCGGCCGGTGCGTGGTGCGTGCGCGTGCACGACGTACGCGGCAGCCTGGACTGTGTCCTGGTGGCCGAGGCCTTCCGCCGCGGGCGGCAGCCGGAGGAGGGATCGTCGTGA
- the folK gene encoding 2-amino-4-hydroxy-6-hydroxymethyldihydropteridine diphosphokinase translates to MTTGDGTVRRAAFSLGANLGDRLAALQAAVDTLAGAPGVDLVAVSPVYETDPVGGPEQPAYLNAVVVADVTVDAPALLAAAHTAERALGRTREVRWGPRTLDVDVLAVGDEVRDDPALTLPHPRAHERGFVLVPWAAADPDAVLPGHGRVADLAAAVGADGVRTRPDLRLTPPPRAASSPSDSSASGGLWWKSIDRLPPQPSTRADGGGRGGAHRVER, encoded by the coding sequence GTGACGACGGGCGACGGCACGGTCCGGCGGGCCGCGTTCTCGCTGGGGGCCAACCTCGGCGACCGGCTCGCCGCGCTGCAGGCCGCGGTGGACACGCTGGCGGGCGCGCCGGGGGTCGACCTGGTGGCGGTGTCCCCGGTGTACGAGACCGATCCGGTCGGCGGGCCCGAGCAGCCGGCGTACCTCAACGCGGTCGTCGTCGCCGACGTCACCGTGGACGCGCCCGCGCTGCTGGCGGCGGCGCACACGGCGGAGCGGGCACTGGGTCGTACCCGCGAGGTGCGCTGGGGGCCGCGGACCCTGGACGTGGACGTGCTCGCGGTGGGCGATGAGGTCCGGGACGACCCGGCGCTGACACTGCCTCACCCGCGCGCCCACGAGCGCGGCTTCGTCCTGGTGCCGTGGGCCGCGGCCGACCCCGACGCGGTCCTGCCGGGTCACGGCCGGGTCGCGGACCTCGCCGCTGCCGTCGGCGCCGACGGGGTTCGCACGCGACCCGACCTGCGTCTCACGCCCCCGCCCCGGGCTGCGAGTTCTCCTTCGGATTCCTCGGCGAGTGGAGGGTTGTGGTGGAAGTCGATCGATCGACTTCCACCACAACCCTCCACTCGCGCGGACGGCGGCGGCCGGGGCGGCGCGCATAGGGTGGAACGGTGA
- the folE gene encoding GTP cyclohydrolase I FolE translates to MTLSGGVDPVTIGDGAVAGEFDVVRAEAAVRELLHAIGEDPDREGLRDTPARVARAYAEIFSGLRMSAEDVLTTTFDIGHDEMVLVKDIEVYSTCEHHLVPFHGVAHVGYIPNESGRITGLSKLARLVEVYARRPQVQERLTTQVADSLMEILEPRGAIVVIECEHLCMSMRGIRKPGAKTVTSAVRGQLRDPATRAEAMSLILGS, encoded by the coding sequence GTGACCCTGTCCGGCGGCGTCGACCCGGTCACGATCGGCGACGGCGCTGTCGCGGGCGAGTTCGACGTCGTCCGTGCCGAGGCGGCCGTGCGCGAGTTGCTGCACGCCATCGGCGAGGACCCCGACCGCGAAGGGCTGAGGGACACCCCGGCGCGGGTGGCCCGGGCGTACGCCGAGATCTTCTCCGGCCTGCGGATGTCCGCCGAGGACGTGCTCACCACGACGTTCGACATCGGCCACGACGAGATGGTCCTGGTCAAGGACATCGAGGTCTACAGCACCTGCGAGCACCACCTGGTGCCGTTCCACGGCGTCGCGCACGTGGGCTACATCCCGAACGAGTCCGGGCGGATCACCGGCCTGTCGAAGCTGGCTCGGCTGGTCGAGGTCTACGCGCGCCGCCCGCAGGTGCAGGAGCGCCTGACCACGCAGGTGGCCGACTCGCTGATGGAGATCCTGGAGCCCCGCGGCGCCATCGTCGTGATCGAGTGCGAGCACCTGTGCATGTCGATGCGCGGCATCCGCAAGCCCGGTGCGAAGACGGTGACCAGCGCGGTCCGCGGGCAGCTGCGCGACCCGGCCACCCGCGCCGAGGCCATGTCGCTGATCCTCGGGTCGTGA